The Terriglobales bacterium genome includes a region encoding these proteins:
- a CDS encoding malectin domain-containing carbohydrate-binding protein, with amino-acid sequence MYYKDSSRSGNHLEEAHHQDYKNEHLSSDLSTTRKLDDQPTAVASHLTKGETVSGIDTITSSNAETSDQPTNQEERDELAAVLATDTFKRSPKLSRLLTYLCDKYFNGEGDGLKEYSIAVEVLGRDSEFDPQLDAVVRVDTHYLRKRLKEYYASEALNHRIQIVIPKGQYIPKFLLRPESGVSPQTPPQDEEDAEEVAHENLVVAGERSREHSTIRMPNWRWLAIGLAAATVGGLLWMTIARPGLRPANAENRVQNGAIGTAASHAADVVRNTAVPPVILDPESGAIRVLAGERKGNYIDKAGRVWLSDRYFTGGATFNRGPREIMRTEDPDIFRTGREGQFVYEIPLSPGTYELRLYFAETEVNGEGLRSVGLSINGLPVSTLDVASDAGEVNTATVKIFKDISPAKDGLLHLAFQGAGPSGFINALEILPGTAGKMLPVRLTMQDSPYRDHLGQTWMPDQYFLSGRKTTGKSPIEGTADPALYRTHRFGNFTYAIPVVEGSQYTITLHFAETWFASPESLGGVGSRVFDVYCNGRTLLKDFDILKETGGVGNRAVVKVFHNIPASAQGKLNLTFAPTKNYALISAIEVTEE; translated from the coding sequence ATGTATTATAAGGATAGCAGCCGGTCAGGCAATCACCTGGAAGAGGCCCACCACCAGGACTACAAGAACGAGCACCTGAGCTCAGACCTGAGCACGACACGCAAACTTGATGATCAGCCTACAGCGGTTGCCAGTCATTTGACAAAGGGCGAGACAGTTTCCGGGATAGACACGATCACCTCCTCGAATGCGGAAACCTCGGATCAGCCAACGAACCAAGAAGAACGGGACGAACTTGCAGCCGTGCTTGCAACGGATACGTTCAAGCGTTCTCCGAAGCTCTCCCGTCTGCTGACCTATCTTTGCGATAAATATTTTAATGGCGAAGGGGATGGGCTAAAAGAATATAGCATCGCGGTGGAGGTGCTAGGGCGTGATTCCGAGTTTGATCCGCAGTTGGACGCCGTGGTCCGTGTGGATACCCACTATCTGAGAAAACGGTTAAAGGAGTACTACGCCAGCGAGGCGCTCAACCACAGAATCCAGATTGTTATTCCCAAAGGACAGTACATACCGAAATTCTTGCTGCGCCCAGAGTCCGGGGTGTCTCCACAAACCCCGCCGCAGGACGAGGAGGATGCGGAGGAGGTAGCGCATGAGAATCTGGTGGTAGCAGGAGAGCGCAGCCGGGAGCACTCGACAATCCGCATGCCGAATTGGCGTTGGCTCGCCATTGGATTGGCTGCGGCTACTGTGGGTGGCCTGCTGTGGATGACGATTGCGCGGCCGGGACTGCGCCCTGCCAACGCTGAAAACAGAGTTCAAAACGGGGCCATTGGAACTGCCGCTTCGCATGCCGCAGATGTAGTCCGAAACACAGCAGTTCCTCCTGTTATCTTGGACCCAGAATCTGGGGCGATACGGGTTTTGGCCGGGGAGCGCAAGGGAAACTATATCGACAAGGCAGGACGCGTTTGGCTCTCTGACCGTTACTTTACAGGTGGCGCAACCTTTAATCGCGGTCCGCGAGAGATCATGCGCACGGAAGACCCCGATATTTTTCGAACAGGCCGGGAGGGACAGTTCGTTTATGAAATTCCACTCAGTCCTGGCACCTATGAACTCCGCCTCTACTTTGCCGAAACGGAGGTGAACGGCGAGGGCCTGCGCAGCGTTGGTCTCTCCATTAACGGGTTACCAGTTTCAACTCTGGACGTTGCTTCCGATGCCGGAGAAGTGAATACAGCTACAGTAAAGATATTTAAGGATATTTCACCCGCGAAAGACGGCCTGTTGCACCTGGCTTTTCAAGGGGCTGGCCCGTCTGGCTTCATAAACGCGTTGGAGATTCTACCGGGTACGGCGGGTAAGATGCTCCCGGTTCGATTGACGATGCAGGATAGCCCCTATCGCGACCACCTCGGCCAAACCTGGATGCCTGACCAGTACTTTCTAAGTGGTCGAAAAACGACGGGAAAATCGCCCATCGAAGGCACAGCAGATCCGGCGTTGTATCGAACCCATCGCTTCGGCAACTTTACATATGCCATTCCCGTAGTGGAAGGCAGCCAATACACAATCACATTGCATTTTGCCGAGACATGGTTTGCTTCGCCTGAGTCGCTGGGCGGTGTAGGCAGCCGCGTTTTTGATGTCTATTGCAATGGTAGAACTCTTCTGAAAGATTTCGATATTCTCAAAGAAACCGGTGGAGTGGGTAACCGAGCTGTTGTAAAGGTCTTCCACAACATTCCGGCCTCCGCACAGGGTAAACTCAACCTTACATTTGCTCCCACCAAGAATTATGCCCTGATAAGCGCCATTGAGGTTACTGAAGAATAA
- a CDS encoding PilZ domain-containing protein translates to MSTILSAKSMTDERRRHERVAVSYTSQVHVTDDKGKRVGVLRQLSRGGFMIEPETEKEFKEGKKYKLMLVDRSENIRLTVKVVVRYADIRRAGFEFDGLDISSALEIGIMIGKYYPTDAVLA, encoded by the coding sequence ATGAGCACCATTTTGTCGGCCAAATCCATGACTGATGAGCGCCGCCGCCATGAACGCGTGGCGGTTTCTTACACCTCACAAGTGCACGTAACCGACGACAAGGGCAAGCGTGTGGGCGTGTTGCGGCAGCTCTCCCGTGGCGGGTTCATGATCGAGCCGGAAACCGAAAAAGAATTCAAGGAAGGCAAAAAATACAAACTCATGCTTGTGGACCGCAGCGAAAACATCCGTCTCACAGTGAAAGTGGTTGTGCGCTATGCTGACATACGCCGCGCCGGCTTTGAGTTTGATGGGCTCGATATTTCATCCGCGCTCGAGATCGGTATCATGATTGGGAAGTATTACCCGACGGACGCGGTGCTGGCTTAG
- the zwf gene encoding glucose-6-phosphate dehydrogenase, whose amino-acid sequence MSTIIEASPLEKLSQEPLPTGDSCVLVIFGASGDLTKRKLVPGLYNLSCVGCMSPQFEVLGIGRSPMSSEEFRKRTGESAATSRDTHDFSESRWKDFEKRLHYMVGDINDPNFYPQLRIRLAEMQKNGSSPNHLFYVSTPASVAGPIIEGLGAVGLNRRDHGWTRIVLEKPFGRDLESAQALNDVVRGVFDEKAVYRIDHYLGKETVQNILVFRFSNSLFEPVWNRNYIDYVEITAAETVGVENRAAFYEETGALRDMVANHLLQLLALTAMEPPVAFDADSVREQKVQVFRSVRLMSVEDVARYTVRGQYGPSVIDGKPVPGYRQEPGVNPRSTTETYAAVEFHIDNWRWAGVPFYIRTGKRLARNLTQIRVHLKPTPQALFAGTASEVDPNVITINIQPDEGISIAFDAKRPGTQVRTVTVQANFSYQASFGSKGPVAYETLLLDSMRGDATLFTRRDEVEAEWRIITPIEEAWAHLPTPDFPNYAAGSEGPA is encoded by the coding sequence ATGTCTACGATTATCGAAGCAAGTCCTCTCGAGAAGCTGTCGCAAGAACCTTTGCCAACTGGAGACTCGTGTGTCCTGGTCATTTTTGGGGCTTCGGGCGACCTGACGAAGCGAAAGCTGGTCCCGGGTCTCTACAACCTGTCATGTGTGGGCTGCATGAGCCCTCAGTTCGAAGTTCTGGGGATTGGCCGCTCGCCAATGAGTTCTGAAGAGTTTCGCAAGAGGACCGGGGAGTCAGCCGCCACGTCGAGAGATACACACGACTTCAGCGAGTCGCGATGGAAAGACTTTGAAAAGCGGCTGCACTACATGGTGGGCGACATCAACGATCCGAATTTCTATCCTCAGTTGCGCATTCGTCTGGCGGAGATGCAGAAGAACGGTTCGAGCCCAAACCACTTGTTCTATGTGTCGACGCCGGCGTCAGTAGCGGGACCTATCATTGAAGGTTTGGGAGCAGTCGGATTGAACCGCCGTGATCATGGGTGGACGCGAATCGTTCTGGAAAAGCCCTTCGGGCGGGACCTGGAATCGGCGCAAGCGCTGAATGACGTAGTGCGCGGCGTATTCGACGAGAAAGCGGTGTACCGGATTGACCACTATCTTGGCAAAGAGACCGTGCAGAACATCCTGGTATTCCGCTTCAGCAACTCGCTGTTCGAACCGGTGTGGAACAGAAACTACATCGACTACGTGGAGATCACCGCGGCTGAGACGGTGGGAGTCGAGAACCGCGCGGCATTCTACGAAGAGACGGGAGCCCTGCGCGATATGGTGGCAAACCACCTGCTTCAGTTGCTGGCGCTGACCGCGATGGAGCCGCCGGTCGCGTTTGATGCGGATTCGGTGCGTGAGCAGAAGGTGCAGGTGTTCCGATCCGTTCGACTGATGAGCGTCGAGGATGTAGCGCGATATACCGTTCGAGGGCAGTATGGTCCTAGCGTGATTGACGGGAAACCGGTACCGGGCTATCGGCAGGAGCCGGGCGTGAATCCTCGCTCGACAACCGAGACTTACGCAGCGGTAGAGTTTCACATCGATAACTGGCGTTGGGCTGGAGTGCCTTTCTACATCCGGACTGGGAAGCGTCTTGCGCGAAATCTGACGCAGATCCGTGTGCATCTCAAGCCGACGCCCCAGGCGTTGTTTGCCGGCACGGCGTCCGAGGTTGATCCGAATGTCATCACCATCAACATTCAGCCGGACGAGGGAATCTCGATCGCATTCGACGCGAAGCGGCCGGGAACCCAAGTGCGGACGGTAACGGTTCAGGCCAACTTCTCTTATCAGGCGAGCTTTGGATCGAAGGGGCCGGTTGCGTACGAAACGCTGCTGCTCGACTCGATGCGCGGTGATGCAACTCTATTCACGCGCCGAGACGAAGTAGAGGCGGAGTGGCGCATCATTACGCCGATCGAAGAAGCGTGGGCGCATTTGCCGACGCCGGACTTCCCAAACTATGCGGCCGGCAGCGAGGGACCAGCCTGA
- a CDS encoding malectin domain-containing carbohydrate-binding protein has translation MKIKTFFLVLVSNVLALAVLAFPAKCTTIQIDSGSTTGVSAFVADKDFSGGATINHANTINISKVTNPAPSAVYQTARIGNFTYTIGGLTAGTDYVVRLHFCETYWTSSGKRTFNVSINGAQVLTDFDIFAAAGGQNIANIQQFTEPANSSGQMVITFTSVVNNALVSGIEILSTSTNSCAGNGSTINGPSGDYLFPCGNYKYQSNEWNSTAPQSAVMSTTGVGFTLNANFMASDFTHSQFAPKTYASIFWGCHWGNCTSTSLPIQLSSLVSANSSVSTTLPTGYNNDVAYDIWFNQTATTLGQPNGTEVMIWISHQGSAQPLGSKKASAVSIDGSTWDVWEGIGGSTVHWFVVSYVQVNPTNSVNLDLTKFFQDAKNRGYVQSSWWLIDVEFGFEVWEGGQGLAVDDFAVSAK, from the coding sequence ATGAAGATAAAAACCTTCTTTTTAGTGTTGGTCTCGAATGTGCTGGCTCTGGCCGTGCTGGCGTTCCCGGCCAAGTGCACCACCATACAGATCGACTCCGGCTCGACAACAGGCGTGAGCGCGTTCGTCGCTGATAAGGATTTCTCTGGCGGCGCGACGATTAACCACGCCAATACGATCAATATCAGCAAGGTGACCAACCCGGCGCCCTCGGCTGTTTACCAGACCGCCCGCATCGGCAATTTCACCTACACGATTGGCGGCTTAACAGCTGGCACGGACTATGTCGTGCGCCTGCATTTCTGCGAGACCTACTGGACATCCTCCGGCAAGCGCACGTTCAACGTGAGCATCAATGGCGCACAGGTGCTGACGGACTTCGACATCTTCGCGGCGGCAGGCGGGCAGAACATCGCCAATATCCAGCAGTTCACGGAACCGGCCAATTCCAGCGGGCAGATGGTCATCACGTTCACTTCGGTGGTGAACAATGCGCTGGTGAGCGGGATCGAGATCCTCAGCACCAGCACCAATAGCTGCGCCGGAAACGGATCGACAATCAACGGGCCGAGCGGCGATTACCTGTTCCCGTGTGGCAATTACAAGTATCAGTCGAATGAATGGAACTCGACCGCTCCCCAGAGCGCCGTCATGAGCACCACGGGCGTGGGCTTCACACTCAACGCGAACTTCATGGCGAGCGACTTCACCCACAGTCAGTTCGCCCCCAAGACCTACGCATCCATTTTCTGGGGATGCCATTGGGGCAACTGCACCAGCACGAGTCTGCCGATTCAGTTGAGCAGTCTGGTCTCTGCAAATTCGAGTGTGAGCACGACCTTGCCCACCGGCTACAACAACGACGTAGCCTACGACATCTGGTTCAACCAGACGGCAACCACGCTGGGCCAGCCCAACGGCACAGAAGTCATGATCTGGATCAGCCATCAAGGTTCCGCGCAACCTCTTGGCTCGAAGAAGGCGTCTGCGGTGTCCATTGACGGGTCTACGTGGGACGTGTGGGAAGGGATCGGAGGGAGCACGGTGCACTGGTTCGTGGTCTCCTATGTCCAGGTCAATCCCACGAATAGTGTGAATCTTGACCTTACGAAGTTCTTCCAGGATGCTAAAAATCGCGGTTACGTGCAGTCTTCGTGGTGGCTGATCGACGTGGAGTTCGGTTTTGAGGTCTGGGAGGGCGGTCAAGGTCTTGCAGTCGACGACTTCGCCGTGAGCGCGAAGTAA